A region from the Alnus glutinosa chromosome 5, dhAlnGlut1.1, whole genome shotgun sequence genome encodes:
- the LOC133868653 gene encoding protein STICHEL-like 3, with amino-acid sequence MTRAVRNRILKDANGDISDHLRNHIHLTNCIHLKNHMHKQSPILADRSIMRDLVVLQRSRSLRDPSASPPSWHSPSIVDLLPKKGENDAMIREGRRSIGIERRREARRMSGSSPPSANLATSKVAPGEVGGFNDGVAAISEHSCKSGVGNGRRVRREESSRKSNRIDTMHGNEESPLCQDDNDWAHNVFPGNSESKDRSSKKRGKHIGGVQLRTLSEQLDDLPMDSDDVASSNIRLRGRHSQRQKTVEEPEASIHGYCSGLNRVNRRKFRGTRRARGATTSRDSGAHNELSVASNTLAQGSRPKYSMEMGEEEYAEPNVTRAPRNGCGIPWNWSIIHHRGKTILDMAGRSLSCGLSDSRLKKAGSTANGRDMSNMPMVSDFSSSSTRSDAEAVPLLVEASGSQESTGNAGWVHDYSGELGIFADNLYKHDVDSDLASEARSGDQHKLRGYRNRRHQSLTQKYMPRTFRDLVGQNLVAQALLNAVMRRKVGLLYVFYGPHGTGKTSCARIFARALNCQSLEHPKPCGFCNSCIAHDMGKNRNIREVGPVSNFDFESIMDLLDSMIVSQQPSQYRVFIFDDCDTLSPDCWSAISKVIDRAPRRVVFVLVSSSLDVLPHIIISRCQKFFFPKLKDADIIYTLQWIATKEDLEIDKDALKLIASRSDGSLRDAEMTLEQLSLLGQRISVPLVQELVGLISDEKLVDLLDLALSADTVNTVKNLRLIMETGVEPLALMSQLATVITDILAGSYDFKKDRLRRKFFRRQPLSKEDMEKLRQALKTLSEAEKQLRMSNDKLTWLTAALLQLAPDQQYMLPASSDTSFNHSPLALNNAGGRDSARRRVGEHSGMASKERTLPTNVRIENLRAGSSADFCGNGTHKGISLEKKRHVGTCMAHQQTSENAAEMTKISGRQISGKSHGGIEDIWLEVLEKIQINGVKEFLYQEGKLISVSLGAAPTVQLMFSSHQTKVTAEKLGGHILEAFETVLGSPLTIEIRCESKKGSGVHVPLILPPSKEGSSQIRDTNGVSTQAQILQSDNLGMGSEIVEVADSPGEPKGNDHIDNHAVSGKSGLGGSQVREGTASSKKSTMASLPERRKLGEQSQSQSLVRSKVSLAHVIQQAEGCTQRSGWSKRKAVSIAEKLEQENLRLEPRSRSLLCWKATRVTRRKLSRLKIRPRKPHSLLKLVSCGKCLSAKSPR; translated from the exons ATGATGCCATGATTCGGGAGGGGAGAAGGTCTATAGGTATTGAGCGTCGGAGGGAAGCTAGGAGGATGTCGGGAAGCTCGCCACCCTCAGCTAATTTAGCCACATCAAAAGTTGCTCCTGGCGAGGTTGGAGGGTTTAATGATGGGGTAGCGGCAATCAGTGAACACAGTTGCAAGAGTGGAGTTGGTAATGGTAGAAGAGTTAGGAGAGAGGAATCTAGTAGGAAGAGTAATAGGATCGATACAATGCATGGCAACGAGGAGTCTCCACTTTGTCAAGATGATAATGATTGGGCTCATAATGTTTTTCCGGGGAACTCTGAATCTAAAGATAGATCGAGTAAAAAAAGGGGGAAGCATATTGGAGGTGTTCAACTTAGGACCCTCTCTGAGCAGTTGGATGATCTTCCAATGGATAGTGATGATGTAGCATCTTCTAACATCCGTCTTCGTGGAAGACATTCTCAACGGCAGAAAACTGTTGAGGAACCAGAAGCCAGCATTCATGGGTATTGCAGTGGGTTAAACAGAGTTAACAGGCGCAAGTTTCGAGGCACAAGAAGAGCTCGAGGTGCGACGACTTCAAGAGATAGTGGAGCTCATAATGAATTGTCTGTGGCATCTAATACATTAGCTCAAGGTTCACGCCCCAAATATTCCatggagatgggagaagaagagTATGCTGAACCGAATGTCACTAGGGCTCCAAGAAATGGGTGTGGGATTCCTTGGAATTGGTCAATAATTCATCACAGAGGTAAAACTATTCTTGACATGGCTGGAAGAAgtttgtcttgtggtttgtcTGACTCAAGGTTAAAGAAAGCGGGTTCAACTGCGAATGGGAGAGATATGTCTAACATGCCAATGGTGTCCGACTTCTCAAGCTCATCTACAAGATCTGATGCAGAGGCAGTGCCTCTGCTAGTTGAGGCATCTGGATCTCAGGAAAGCACTGGAAATGCTGGTTGGGTCCACGATTATTCTGGCGAACTTGGTATTTTTGCTGATAATTTATACAAGCATGATGTTGATTCTGACCTTGCTTCTGAAGCTAGATCTGGTGATCAACACAAGTTGAGAGGCTACCGCAATAGAAGACACCAGAGCCTGACACAAAAGTACATGCCGAGAACCTTCAGGGATTTGGTGGGACAGAATTTAGTAGCACAAGCTCTTCTAAATGCTGTCATGAGAAGGAAGGTTGGTTTGCTATATGTGTTTTATGGACCTCATGGCACAGGTAAAACTTCCTGTGCCCGTATTTTCGCTAGAGCTTTAAATTGCCAGTCTTTGGAACATCCTAAACCTTGTGGCTTTTGCAATTCTTGCATTGCACATGATATGGGTAAGAACAGAAACATAAGGGAAGTTGGTCCAGTCAGTAATTTTGACTTTGAGAGCATTATGGATTTACTTGACAGTATGATTGTCTCCCAGCAGCCATCACAGTATAGAGTGTTTATCTTTGATGACTGTGATACTTTGTCCCCTGATTGCTGGAGTGCCATATCAAAGGTCATTGATCGAGCTCCCAGACGTGTGGTTTTTGTCCTTGTCAGTTCGAGTCTTGATGTTTTGCCTCATATAATCATATCCAGGTGCCAGAAGTTCTTTTTTCCAAAGCTGAAGGATGCTGATATTATTTATACTTTGCAATGGATTGCAACCAAAGAAGATTTAGAAATTGATAAGGATGCACTAAAACTTATCGCATCAAGATCAGATGGATCATTGAGGGATGCTGAGATGACTCTTGAGCAACTGAGTTTGCTTGGGCAGAGAATCTCTGTCCCTCTGGTTCAGGAACTG gTTGGGCTTATCTCAGATGAGAAATTGGTAGATCTTCTTGATTTAGCACTCTCTGCAGACACAGTTAATACGGTGAAGAATTTGAGATTAATAATGGAAACTGGTGTAGAGCCATTAGCTTTAATGTCACAGCTTGCTACAGTAATTACCGATATACTTGCTGGTAGTTATGACTTCAAAAAAGACAGGCTTAGAAGGAAGTTCTTTCGACGACAACCAT TATCCAAAGAAGATATGGAAAAACTGCGTCAAGCTCTGAAAACTTTATCTGAGGCTGAAAAACAACTGAGGATGTCAAATGACAAATTAACATGGCTAACTGCTGCATTGCTTCAACTTGCTCCTGATCAGCAGTACATGTTGCCTGCTTCTTCAGACACTAGTTTTAATCACAGTCCCCTGGCCCTAAATAATGCGGGAGGAAGGGATTCAGCCAGAAGAAGAGTAGGTGAGCATTCTGGGATGGCCAGTAAAGAGAGAACCTTGCCAACAAACGTCAGAATAGAAAATCTCCGTGCTGGAAGTTCTGCTGATTTCTGTGGAAATGGTACACATAAGGGTATTAGTTTAGAGAAAAAAAGACATGTTGGGACTTGTATGGCTCATCAACAGACATCTGAGAACGCTGCTGAGATGACTAAGATTAGTGGCCGGCAGATTTCTGGTAAAAGCCATGGAGGGATTGAAGATATCTGGTTGGAGGTGCTTGagaaaattcaaattaatgGCGTAAAGGAGTTTTTGTATCAAGAAGGGAAGCTGATCTCAGTCAGTCTTGGAGCAG CCCCTACTGTGCAGTTGATGTTCAGTTCACACCAGACAAAAGTGACTGCAGAGAAGCTTGGGGGGCATATCTTAGAAGCATTTGAGACCGTTCTTGGGTCCCCATTGACAATTGAAATAAGATGTGAATCAAAGAAAGGATCAGGTGTGCATGTGCCTCTTATCTTACCACCTTCCAAGGAAGGTTCATCTCAAATTAGAGATACAAATGGGGTCAGCACTCAAGCTCAGATCTTGCAGTCTGACAATCTTGGAATGGGGAGTGAAATTGTAGAAGTAGCAGATTCTCCCGGGGAACCCAAGGGTAATGATCACATTGATAATCATGCAGTGTCTGGTAAAAGTGGCTTGGGAGGTTCCCAGGTGAGAGAAGGAACAGCTTCTTCTAAGAAATCAACCATGGCTTCACTCCCAGAAAGAAGAAAGCTTGGGGAACAAAGTCAGAGCCAGAGCCTTGTCAGAAGCAAGGTGTCCCTTGCACATGTAATTCAGCAGGCAGAAGGATGTACACAGCGAAGTGGATGGTCAAAACGCAAAGCGGTTTCTATTGCTGAAAAGCTAGAACAAGAGAATTT GAGATTGGAACCTAGATCGAGAAGCTTACTTTGCTGGAAAGCAACTAGAGTAACTCGCCGGAAG CTTTCACGTTTGAAAATTAGGCCACGGAAACCACATTCGTTGCTGAAGCTTGTCTCCTGTGGAAAGTGTCTCTCAGCTAAATCTCCAAGGtaa
- the LOC133867758 gene encoding U-box domain-containing protein 17, whose product MATAAIFSSLRRRRSPSLEAFLAPVDLSEVALVQTLATVSAELVADFSPKVFFFQRKNSRSLIRKIEVFLVLLDYLKDSGSSGPGLPSTAVLCFKEVYLLLYRSKILLDYCAQSSKLWLLLQNHSISGHFHDLNQEISTLLDVFPLNDVILSEDIREQVELLRKQARRSRLFIDKDDESLRFRFFGFLDEFESGKAPNSEELRLFFVERLGIRDAKSCRVEIEFLEEQIVNHEGDVEPTVSVLNGFVAITRYSRFLLFGFEQENDQVGLEIGGSVKRQRKGLITQEIADTFVTVPKDFSCPISLDVMRDPVIISTGQTYDRSSIARWMEEGHCSCPKTGQMLVHNRLVPNRALRNLIMQWCTAHGVPYDPPEGTDGSVESFSAVAAPTRAAVEATRATATLLIQQLANGSQRGKTLAAREIRLLAKTGKENRAFIAEAGAIPHLRKLLSSMNPVAQENSVTAMLNLSIYDKNKSRIMDEEGCLGLIVEVLRFGHTTEARENAAATLFSLSAVHDYKKRIADEEGAVEALAGLLREGTLRGKKDAVTALFNLSTHAENCVRMIEAGAVAALIGALGNEGVAEEAAGALALIVRQPVGAEAVGKEEMAVAGLTAMMRCGTPRGKENAVAALLELCRSGGAATTERVVKAPMLAGLLQTLLFTGTKRARRKAASLARVFQRLENASLHFGELAVGYALSSNSAANRDSSFAAGDVSVPMSISVPVL is encoded by the coding sequence ATGGCGACCGCGGCAATATTTTCGTCGTTGCGGAGGCGGAGATCGCCGTCGTTGGAGGCGTTCTTGGCGCCGGTGGACCTAAGCGAGGTCGCTTTGGTGCAAACCCTAGCGACCGTCTCGGCAGAGCTGGTAGCCGATTTCTCGCCCAAGGTTTTCTTCTTCCAGCGCAAGAACTCCCGCTCTCTCATCCGAAAAATCGAGGTCTTCCTCGTCCTCCTAGACTATCTCAAGGACTCGGGCTCTTCCGGCCCGGGCTTGCCTTCCACGGCGGTGCTCTGCTTCAAGGAGGTCTATCTGTTGCTGTACCGGTCCAAGATACTCCTCGATTACTGCGCGCAATCGAGTAAGTTGTGGCTTTTGCTTCAAAACCATTCGATTTCGGGCCATTTTCATGATCTGAACCAGGAAATCTCCACCCTTTTGGATGTTTTTCCTTTGAACGACGTTATTTTGAGTGAGGACATTAGGGAGCAGGTTGAGCTTCTGCGGAAACAAGCTAGGCGATCCAGGTTGTTCATTGATAAGGACGATGAGTCGCTTAGGTTtcgtttttttggttttcttgatGAGTTTGAGAGTGGGAAGGCTCCGAATTCGGAAGAATTGAGGTTGTTCTTTGTGGAGAGGTTGGGGATTAGGGATGCAAAGAGTTGTAGGGTTGAAATTGAGTTTTTGGAGGAGCAGATTGTGAATCATGAGGGGGATGTGGAGCCTACGGTATCGGTGCTTAACGGGTTCGTTGCGATCACTCGGTATAGTAGGTTTTTGCTATTTGGGTTTGAGCAGGAGAATGATCAGGTGGGATTGGAAATTGGTGGGAGCGTGAAGAGGCAGAGGAAGGGGTTGATCACGCAGGAGATTGCGGATACTTTTGTGACGGTCCCCAAGGACTTTTCTTGCCCAATATCGTTGGATGTGATGCGGGATCCTGTGATAATATCCACAGGGCAGACATATGATCGGAGTTCCATAGCAAGGTGGATGGAAGAAGGCCATTGTAGTTGCCCGAAGACAGGACAAATGCTTGTACATAACCGGCTTGTGCCTAATCGGGCTCTGAGGAATCTGATCATGCAGTGGTGCACTGCTCACGGGGTTCCCTATGACCCGCCGGAGGGCACAGATGGCTCAGTGGAAAGCTTTTCTGCTGTAGCTGCTCCCACCCGGGCTGCAGTCGAAGCCACTAGAGCCACAGCAACACTTCTCATTCAACAGTTGGCTAATGGGTCGCAGCGTGGAAAGACTCTTGCTGCTCGTGAGATACGTTTGTTGGCGAAAACGGGAAAGGAAAATCGTGCTTTCATTGCGGAAGCTGGGGCTATTCCCCATCTTCGGAAGCTACTTTCATCTATGAACCCTGTGGCGCAGGAGAATTCAGTGACCGCAATGCTTAATCTATCAATATATGATAAGAACAAAAGCCGAATAATGGATGAGGAAGGGTGTCTGGGATTGATTGTTGAAGTATTGAGATTTGGGCATACGACTGAGGCAAGGGAAAATGCTGCAGCAACATTGTTCAGCCTCTCTGCAGTTCATGACTATAAAAAGAGAATAGCAGATGAGGAAGGGGCAGTTGAAGCCCTGGCAGGGCTGTTGAGAGAGGGGACTCTAAGAGGAAAGAAGGATGCCGTAACGGCTTTATTTAATCTATCGACCCACGCAGAAAATTGTGTGAGAATGATAGAGGCAGGGGCTGTAGCAGCCCTAATAGGGGCTTTGGGAAATGAAGGGGTTGCTGAGGAAGCAGCCGGTGCATTGGCCTTGATTGTTCGGCAGCCGGTTGGGGCAGAAGCTGTGGGGAAGGAGGAAATGGCGGTGGCGGGATTGACAGCAATGATGCGCTGTGGAACACCTaggggaaaagaaaatgcaGTGGCAGCATTGCTTGAGTTATGCCGTAGTGGTGGAGCAGCAACCACTGAGAGGGTGGTTAAGGCCCCAATGTTGGCTGGGCTGCTTCAGACTCTGCTATTTACAGGTACAAAGCGGGCAAGAAGAAAAGCAGCTTCACTTGCTAGAGTGTTTCAGAGATTGGAGAATGCATCCTTGCATTTTGGTGAATTGGCTGTAGGATATGCATTGTCAAGCAACTcagctgcaaacagggattcaaGTTTCGCCGCCGGTGATGTTTCGGTGCCAATGTCCATTTCAGTACCTGTTTTGTAG